A genomic stretch from Acidobacteriota bacterium includes:
- a CDS encoding NYN domain-containing protein, whose amino-acid sequence MAYIVDGNNVMGQTPGWHRDKSKSRRALLEKLAAFATAKKARVTVVFDGGADSEVPEGSAFHGVKVLYAERGSNADARIERLVETSPDSRGLTVVTSDRHLAFLVRSRGASVVRSGEFRKQIERIIELKPKTEDGEQFEMGDLDGWLRYFGSLPQDDEISDE is encoded by the coding sequence ATGGCCTATATCGTTGATGGCAACAATGTAATGGGCCAGACGCCTGGGTGGCACCGCGACAAATCAAAATCTCGAAGAGCGCTGCTCGAAAAGCTGGCAGCCTTCGCCACAGCGAAGAAGGCTCGTGTGACTGTAGTCTTTGACGGAGGCGCCGACAGCGAAGTTCCTGAAGGATCAGCTTTTCACGGCGTGAAGGTATTGTATGCCGAGCGAGGATCTAATGCCGACGCGCGGATCGAACGCCTCGTCGAAACTTCGCCGGACTCGCGCGGTCTGACCGTGGTCACCTCTGATCGTCACCTGGCTTTTCTAGTCAGATCGCGAGGAGCGTCGGTGGTCCGGTCAGGCGAATTCAGAAAGCAGATCGAGCGCATCATCGAATTGAAACCGAAAACCGAGGACGGCGAACAGTTTGAAATGGGCGATCTTGATGGCTGGTTGAGATACTTCGGCTCATTGCCCCAGGACGATGAGATCAGTGATGAATGA
- a CDS encoding DinB family protein — protein sequence MTDSVLREQLVKLLRGGEARVKAETALADVNPKLRNVRPGADVHSVWEVLEHLRIAQEDILRYTLDPSWKSPEWPEGYWPTRTESVTDAMWQASVDGFATGLEELIKLIQDSEVDLTAKVPHGDWRTYLRQILLVADHNAYHLGQIVQTRKLLGDWRG from the coding sequence ATGACAGATTCTGTTTTGCGCGAGCAACTGGTAAAGCTGCTTCGCGGCGGCGAGGCGCGCGTCAAAGCCGAAACGGCGCTGGCCGATGTCAATCCCAAGCTTCGCAATGTTCGCCCTGGCGCAGATGTGCATTCGGTTTGGGAAGTGCTCGAGCACTTGCGGATCGCGCAGGAAGATATTTTGCGATACACGCTGGACCCTTCGTGGAAGTCGCCCGAGTGGCCCGAAGGATATTGGCCCACCAGGACCGAAAGCGTGACAGATGCGATGTGGCAAGCTTCGGTTGATGGATTCGCCACCGGCCTCGAAGAATTGATCAAACTGATTCAGGATTCGGAAGTGGATTTAACAGCCAAGGTCCCTCACGGCGACTGGCGGACGTATCTCAGGCAGATACTGTTGGTAGCGGACCACAACGCGTATCATCTTGGCCAGATCGTACAGACGCGAAAGTTACTCGGGGACTGGCGTGGATAG
- a CDS encoding histidine phosphatase family protein, whose protein sequence is MKTLLLLRHAKSDWGDSSLRDFDRPLAARGKRDAPRVGKALRKRGPLPDLIISSPAARAKATILDVMKAAKLDGEPRFDEAIYGASSAELMKLIRRLEDGSFCALLVGHNPGFEDLLERLTGSNERMPTAALARIEFQIDHWEDVEDGKGRLAWLLTPKQIGE, encoded by the coding sequence ATGAAGACCCTGCTACTACTGCGACACGCTAAATCAGATTGGGGCGATTCTTCGCTGCGCGACTTCGACCGTCCGCTGGCGGCGCGCGGAAAGCGCGACGCTCCGCGAGTTGGCAAGGCGCTTCGGAAGCGCGGCCCGTTGCCCGACTTGATTATCAGTTCGCCGGCCGCTCGCGCTAAGGCGACCATTCTAGATGTGATGAAAGCGGCGAAGCTTGACGGCGAACCCCGATTTGACGAAGCGATATACGGAGCTTCGTCTGCCGAGCTAATGAAGCTGATTAGGCGTCTGGAGGACGGCAGCTTTTGCGCTTTGCTGGTCGGGCACAATCCCGGCTTTGAAGATTTGCTCGAGCGGTTGACTGGCTCGAACGAGCGAATGCCAACGGCCGCCCTCGCCCGCATAGAGTTTCAAATCGATCACTGGGAAGATGTGGAAGATGGAAAAGGACGACTCGCCTGGCTGCTGACTCCCAAGCAAATCGGCGAGTAG
- a CDS encoding multiheme c-type cytochrome, which translates to MSDERSAHGSLRPDAVAKNDWVLKAYSQFPVDVANVSSHDLRYFSTVLAEPELTRRLESEPLLDRLVSANIVSESPGFVAPHPFIVRELPSRQPGSKPIRVAFIGLTETSPSPPAGLKFIDPAEAARRTIPEARKRANLVVLLAKASSEEAARIAREAPGIDVIIAGNGLSLEQNFTPPFYVAQTLIVFTPFETRLLGELRFYQTAPGKFSTRQRFIALDETSIPEHPAAKQLVDAANSAETAARNNSKKLLENWLASGNARVTSKSPNPDSSRGESSPGVPSTSCNQCHLAQFMKWVNSAHAHASNSLQTRGNEFEPSCLDCHGTGFKAASAANKVELARFQNVQCEQCHGPGSNHVAKPGKGYGRVADMKTACGTCHTSETSPGFDLHAAWAKIKH; encoded by the coding sequence ATGTCGGACGAGCGAAGCGCGCACGGCAGTCTTCGCCCGGACGCGGTAGCAAAAAACGACTGGGTGTTGAAGGCTTATAGCCAATTCCCGGTCGATGTAGCAAATGTCTCCTCACACGATCTACGTTACTTCTCGACCGTGCTCGCAGAACCGGAGCTCACCCGTCGCCTGGAATCTGAGCCACTACTCGACCGGCTCGTATCTGCCAACATCGTGAGCGAGTCCCCTGGTTTTGTGGCGCCACATCCCTTCATCGTCCGCGAGTTGCCTTCCAGACAGCCGGGCTCGAAGCCGATACGGGTGGCTTTCATCGGGCTTACCGAAACCTCACCATCGCCGCCCGCAGGTCTCAAGTTTATTGACCCTGCGGAGGCAGCCAGGCGCACAATCCCCGAAGCTCGAAAGCGGGCGAATCTGGTCGTGTTACTCGCGAAGGCTAGCTCGGAAGAGGCCGCGCGGATCGCCCGGGAGGCGCCGGGCATTGACGTCATAATTGCGGGCAACGGGTTGTCGCTCGAGCAGAATTTCACGCCTCCCTTCTACGTCGCCCAGACGCTGATAGTCTTCACGCCGTTCGAAACGAGACTGCTCGGTGAGCTTCGCTTCTATCAAACCGCTCCGGGCAAGTTTTCTACCAGGCAGCGCTTTATCGCGTTGGATGAGACATCGATTCCCGAGCACCCTGCGGCGAAGCAATTGGTCGACGCGGCGAACAGCGCCGAAACTGCGGCGCGCAACAACTCAAAGAAGCTTTTGGAGAATTGGCTGGCAAGCGGCAACGCACGTGTCACCAGCAAATCGCCAAACCCAGATTCCTCGAGAGGCGAGTCATCACCCGGCGTCCCAAGCACCTCTTGCAACCAGTGTCACCTCGCCCAGTTCATGAAATGGGTCAACAGCGCTCACGCACATGCGAGCAATTCGCTTCAAACGCGGGGGAACGAGTTCGAACCAAGCTGTCTCGACTGCCATGGAACCGGGTTCAAAGCGGCGAGTGCCGCCAACAAAGTCGAGCTGGCGAGATTTCAGAATGTGCAATGCGAACAATGTCACGGCCCGGGCAGCAATCACGTTGCGAAGCCTGGAAAGGGGTACGGCCGCGTTGCCGATATGAAGACAGCGTGCGGAACTTGTCACACTTCTGAGACCAGCCCGGGATTTGATCTTCATGCCGCGTGGGCAAAGATCAAACACTAA
- a CDS encoding 16S rRNA (uracil(1498)-N(3))-methyltransferase — MARRRFYAPPDSIEAEIVTLSADETHHLMHVLRMTPGDEAFVFDGCGNEYKCSFRSLKDTYAQLEITDALCDIVESPLHLTLAHALAKGEKFDFIIQKATELGVSRIAPLVTRYADVRLDDQQRTRRVERWRRISLEALKQCGRRKLVEITAPRTLQEFFSDSDQSPPVRSSPALSSQTHRALLLFSERGGVTLTDALDGISNGSPVVALVGPEGGWSDEELALLNEFGCKSVTLGPRVLRTETAAVVAIALIQNAMGGLSTRGTE, encoded by the coding sequence ATGGCGCGTCGAAGATTCTACGCACCGCCCGACAGCATCGAAGCGGAGATCGTAACTCTTTCAGCGGACGAAACGCACCACTTGATGCACGTGCTGCGGATGACCCCCGGGGATGAGGCCTTCGTCTTTGACGGCTGTGGCAACGAGTACAAGTGCAGCTTTCGCAGCTTGAAGGACACCTACGCACAGTTGGAAATCACGGATGCGCTCTGCGATATTGTCGAGTCACCGCTTCATCTAACTCTTGCTCACGCGCTGGCCAAAGGGGAGAAGTTCGACTTCATAATTCAGAAGGCGACCGAGCTGGGTGTCAGCCGGATCGCGCCGCTGGTGACTCGATACGCAGACGTGAGGCTCGACGATCAACAGAGAACCAGGCGGGTCGAGAGATGGCGGCGAATATCGCTCGAAGCGCTGAAGCAATGCGGCCGCCGCAAGCTTGTGGAGATAACCGCTCCACGCACTCTTCAGGAGTTTTTCAGCGACAGCGACCAATCGCCGCCGGTTCGGAGCTCACCTGCCCTTTCTTCTCAGACTCACCGAGCACTGCTGCTTTTCAGCGAAAGAGGCGGCGTTACGTTGACCGATGCGCTCGACGGGATATCGAACGGGAGCCCCGTCGTCGCGCTAGTCGGACCAGAAGGCGGATGGAGCGATGAAGAGCTGGCACTGTTAAACGAGTTTGGTTGCAAATCAGTCACCCTTGGTCCGCGGGTTTTGAGGACTGAGACCGCCGCCGTGGTCGCGATAGCATTGATCCAGAATGCGATGGGCGGTCTTTCAACGAGAGGGACGGAGTGA
- a CDS encoding AMP-binding protein, translated as MVSSEAFEKPRAYRDVGVGELLTLLARDYPQNEALIYPDRGLRYDFSQLEWLARKTAKGLLTLGVETGDRVALWAPNIPEWVVLQFALAKIGAVLVTVNTSLRGAEIEYLLKQSESCTVITVAGFRDVDYVETIYDIVPELRESDEGALRSSRLPFLRNLIYIGDEHPGGMIRYDSLLSRSETITDEQLEARIATQGLDSVINMQYTSGTTGFPKGVMLTNRNIVNNGYWLAEGLALTPHDKLCVPVPFFHCFGCVIGVLGAYTHAASLVPLETFDALRVLQYIEAERCTTLYGVPTMFIAELEQLDYHNFDMSSLRTGIMAGALCPEPLMRKVMERMHLTELAIAYGLTEASPGITLTPRDDSVELRTQTVGRALPEVEVKIVDTATGEECGGNTVGELCCRGYNVMKGYYNNPKATAEAIDEDGWLHTGDQATMDSEGYVRITGRIKELIIRGGENIAPKEIEDLLRGNPKIVDVYVYGVPDERVGEEVAAAIKLKQGETATLDEIRDFCNGRIARFKIPRQIRFVDSFPMTASGKVQKFKLREMHIAEQTGKG; from the coding sequence ATGGTCAGTAGCGAAGCTTTTGAAAAACCTCGTGCGTACCGAGACGTTGGGGTGGGCGAGCTACTCACGCTGCTTGCGCGGGACTATCCGCAGAACGAGGCGTTGATCTATCCCGACCGCGGCTTGCGATACGATTTCAGCCAGCTTGAATGGCTCGCTCGCAAAACTGCCAAGGGCTTGCTTACCCTGGGCGTCGAAACCGGTGACCGCGTAGCGCTGTGGGCCCCGAACATACCCGAGTGGGTTGTGCTGCAGTTCGCGCTGGCGAAGATCGGAGCGGTGCTTGTCACTGTCAACACAAGTCTGCGTGGCGCTGAAATCGAATACTTGCTCAAACAGTCCGAGAGCTGCACTGTGATAACCGTCGCGGGTTTTCGCGATGTCGATTATGTGGAAACTATCTACGACATAGTGCCTGAGTTGCGCGAGTCCGACGAAGGAGCGCTGCGCTCGTCGAGGCTGCCGTTTCTCCGCAACTTGATCTACATCGGCGACGAACATCCCGGTGGAATGATTCGCTATGATTCGCTGCTCTCCCGGTCCGAAACAATAACTGACGAACAATTGGAGGCACGCATCGCAACACAAGGCCTCGACAGCGTAATCAACATGCAATACACGTCTGGAACGACCGGGTTCCCGAAGGGCGTGATGCTTACCAACCGCAACATAGTCAACAACGGATACTGGCTTGCAGAAGGGCTCGCGCTGACGCCGCATGACAAGCTCTGCGTGCCGGTACCGTTCTTTCACTGCTTTGGCTGCGTGATCGGTGTGCTGGGCGCGTACACCCACGCGGCTTCGCTAGTGCCGCTCGAAACCTTCGACGCGCTGCGCGTTCTTCAATACATTGAAGCCGAGCGATGCACGACGCTTTACGGGGTGCCGACGATGTTCATCGCCGAGCTCGAGCAACTGGATTATCACAACTTCGATATGTCGAGCCTGAGGACCGGCATAATGGCCGGGGCGCTCTGCCCGGAGCCGCTGATGCGCAAGGTCATGGAGCGCATGCACCTTACCGAGCTGGCCATCGCATATGGGCTTACGGAGGCATCGCCCGGCATCACGTTGACGCCGCGCGACGACAGCGTAGAGCTTCGTACCCAGACCGTGGGTCGCGCGCTGCCCGAAGTCGAAGTCAAGATCGTAGATACGGCAACCGGTGAGGAATGCGGAGGTAACACTGTCGGCGAACTATGCTGCCGGGGCTACAACGTGATGAAGGGCTACTACAACAACCCGAAGGCGACAGCAGAAGCGATCGACGAAGATGGATGGTTGCACACCGGCGACCAGGCTACGATGGATTCTGAGGGCTATGTCAGAATCACCGGCCGAATAAAGGAGTTGATTATTCGGGGCGGCGAGAACATTGCGCCGAAAGAGATCGAGGACCTCCTGCGCGGCAATCCGAAGATTGTCGACGTCTATGTTTACGGAGTCCCGGATGAACGGGTGGGGGAAGAGGTCGCCGCGGCAATCAAACTGAAACAAGGCGAGACGGCGACCCTCGACGAGATTCGGGACTTCTGCAACGGACGCATCGCGCGCTTCAAAATCCCACGACAAATTCGTTTCGTCGACTCCTTCCCGATGACCGCCTCAGGCAAGGTGCAGAAGTTCAAGCTGCGCGAGATGCACATCGCGGAACAAACAGGTAAAGGGTAA
- the era gene encoding GTPase Era has translation MDRLEYDHRKSGVVALIGRPNAGKSTLLNAIIGEKIAIVSDKPQTTRTRIAGVLTRGEGQIVFLDTPGIHKPGYRLNRRMMAIVTDALSTVDLILLIIDATEPMGRGDQFVLDMLKRAGTRAFLLPNKVDALRDKKQLLPLIERYTGEQEFAEVIPLSALTGDGVELLVPRVFEYLPAGPQLYPEDEMTDQPERVLAAELVREKILQVTGEELPYVTAVVTERWEETEGITRIHCLIYVERPSHRAIVIGKAGARLKDIGTAARADIEKLLGRHVFLNLFVKVRERWRDDERTLDELGIR, from the coding sequence GTGGATAGATTAGAATACGACCACCGCAAGTCCGGAGTCGTCGCATTGATCGGGCGTCCCAACGCGGGCAAGTCCACGCTACTCAACGCAATCATCGGTGAAAAGATCGCGATCGTCTCGGACAAGCCTCAGACGACTCGCACGCGCATCGCCGGGGTGTTGACTCGCGGGGAAGGCCAGATCGTTTTTCTTGACACCCCCGGCATACACAAACCCGGTTACAGGCTCAACCGCCGGATGATGGCTATCGTTACCGACGCGCTTTCGACCGTCGACTTGATCTTGCTGATCATCGACGCGACAGAGCCGATGGGGCGCGGCGATCAGTTCGTGCTCGATATGTTGAAGCGGGCCGGCACTCGCGCGTTCCTGCTGCCTAACAAAGTCGACGCGCTGCGCGACAAGAAGCAGTTGCTTCCGCTGATCGAGCGTTATACCGGCGAGCAAGAGTTTGCCGAAGTCATTCCGCTCTCGGCGCTAACCGGCGATGGAGTCGAGTTGCTGGTCCCCAGGGTCTTCGAATATCTGCCCGCCGGCCCGCAGCTATATCCCGAAGACGAGATGACCGATCAGCCCGAGCGAGTGCTCGCCGCCGAACTTGTGCGCGAGAAGATTCTTCAAGTGACCGGCGAAGAATTGCCGTACGTCACGGCCGTCGTGACCGAACGCTGGGAGGAGACCGAAGGCATCACCAGGATTCACTGTTTGATCTACGTCGAGCGGCCGTCGCACCGGGCCATCGTAATCGGGAAAGCCGGCGCCCGGCTGAAGGACATCGGTACCGCCGCTCGCGCGGATATCGAGAAGCTGCTCGGCCGGCATGTCTTCCTGAATCTGTTCGTGAAGGTGCGCGAGCGCTGGCGCGACGACGAACGCACACTTGATGAGTTGGGAATCCGGTGA
- a CDS encoding HEAT repeat domain-containing protein, producing MLIRDDRKVGRCSTVAILSLLVASLASAQMDARTRPCLELSGSIIDGQSKGESSLERAKQLWEMAIAAKGGRERLKAVQSIAITQTFSVRGSSTELCVFPDKYWAWEDRRPSKLGLAAEVRNFQQNVGYFVVGHLPNDPKKSELKPEARWPLTECQLLYLLETRWSAPELLKASRSKVGSTDVDVLEVKIDPFRVAVYLDSKTPLPVRIGYLSKYTGKIFQWHGFSDYREANGIFLPHTISYDGDRSIPLQVEINVHYDPAVFERPPRIDEGPFQWRAKGVKPTSNNSAPPKPDDGINPKQIQQAINQLHQKDENVYIEGRDLLLRAGPIVIPALTDATKGKRGEQRYRLASILLELDEENETAVNAFHELLLDRDEDGLLRRHSAFQLASCNKGIMVLISLLKNKDVFVRRSVLFAFDELTEQSKIPDLVKKAVPLLKELLKDSDEIVRGMAEEVLEQITATKSNNSACNTG from the coding sequence ATGTTAATTCGTGATGATCGAAAGGTAGGCCGTTGCAGCACGGTGGCGATCTTGTCGCTCTTAGTCGCGAGTTTGGCATCGGCACAGATGGATGCTCGCACCCGTCCGTGTCTCGAGCTAAGTGGGAGTATCATTGACGGACAATCAAAGGGCGAAAGTTCCCTCGAAAGAGCAAAGCAACTCTGGGAGATGGCTATCGCGGCCAAGGGTGGGCGAGAGCGGTTGAAAGCAGTTCAGAGCATAGCAATCACGCAGACCTTTTCGGTAAGAGGGTCGTCAACAGAACTCTGTGTATTCCCGGATAAGTACTGGGCCTGGGAGGATCGCAGGCCATCCAAGCTCGGCTTGGCAGCCGAGGTGAGGAATTTCCAGCAAAACGTCGGCTACTTTGTCGTGGGGCACTTGCCAAATGACCCGAAGAAGTCTGAACTGAAGCCGGAAGCTAGATGGCCTCTAACTGAGTGCCAATTGCTCTATCTACTTGAGACGAGATGGTCCGCGCCCGAATTGCTCAAGGCATCCCGGAGCAAAGTGGGATCGACGGATGTTGATGTACTGGAGGTCAAGATAGATCCCTTCCGCGTTGCTGTTTATCTTGATTCGAAGACCCCCCTTCCTGTTCGCATAGGATACCTCAGCAAGTACACCGGCAAGATTTTTCAATGGCACGGGTTCTCCGATTACCGTGAGGCTAATGGCATCTTCCTGCCACACACAATCAGCTATGACGGGGACCGGAGCATCCCCTTGCAGGTGGAGATCAACGTCCATTATGACCCCGCCGTGTTTGAACGGCCGCCGCGAATCGACGAGGGACCATTCCAGTGGCGCGCCAAAGGCGTAAAGCCAACCTCGAACAATTCTGCGCCGCCCAAGCCTGATGACGGGATCAATCCAAAGCAAATCCAGCAGGCCATCAATCAACTCCACCAGAAGGATGAGAACGTGTACATCGAAGGGAGAGATCTATTGCTCCGCGCCGGACCCATTGTAATCCCCGCATTAACAGATGCGACCAAGGGCAAGCGCGGAGAACAACGGTACAGACTAGCTTCGATCTTGCTAGAGCTTGATGAGGAGAACGAGACCGCCGTAAATGCGTTTCACGAGTTGCTGCTGGACAGGGACGAGGACGGGCTGTTGCGAAGACATTCAGCTTTTCAGCTTGCGAGTTGCAATAAGGGCATAATGGTTCTTATCAGTCTGCTGAAAAACAAGGATGTTTTTGTGAGGCGCAGCGTGCTGTTCGCCTTTGATGAGTTGACAGAACAAAGCAAGATACCTGACCTAGTCAAGAAGGCTGTTCCGCTTCTGAAGGAATTGTTGAAAGACTCGGATGAGATAGTAAGAGGAATGGCGGAAGAAGTTCTTGAGCAGATTACTGCAACAAAGAGCAACAACTCTGCTTGTAACACCGGCTGA
- a CDS encoding AMP-binding protein, with the protein MTNEAHFYDRRLETLSPDQLRELQDERLRALTGELRTNQFYQEKARAAGFDLTRIERGDDLRRFPFTTKQELVDEQLEHPPFGRLLTYPLSRYRYFHQTSGTTGRPLKCLDTKEDWDWWMRCWGYVYRAADVTPDDIVFCAFSFGPYISHWTAISGARHIGAMCISGGGMNSEQRLQCLLDNRATVIVCTPTYALRLAEVSRVLGIDLHSSAIRIGIYAGEPGASLPNVKRAIEAAWGATCFDHAGATEAGAWAFDCEAQTGAIHLNEAEFIFEMIDPESGASIDEGQRGELVITNLGRAGMPVLRYRTGDLVELTTEPCDCGRGFARIKGGVVGRADDMIIVRGVNLYPSAIDDLIRSLRNISEYEVNIRRVAGMDDLSIRIETAASFDDTARLLTHAFRTQYSIRVSVEQAATGSLPRYEFKARRFKRIG; encoded by the coding sequence GTGACAAACGAAGCGCACTTTTATGATCGCCGGCTCGAGACGCTTTCACCAGACCAGCTTCGCGAGCTACAGGACGAACGGCTTCGCGCTCTGACGGGCGAGCTGCGTACCAACCAGTTTTATCAAGAAAAAGCTCGCGCCGCCGGATTTGACCTTACACGCATCGAGCGCGGGGACGACTTGCGCCGATTCCCATTCACCACCAAACAAGAACTGGTCGACGAACAGCTCGAGCATCCGCCGTTTGGGAGACTGCTCACTTACCCGCTCTCGCGCTATCGCTACTTTCACCAGACTTCGGGCACGACAGGGCGGCCGCTGAAGTGCCTCGACACCAAAGAGGATTGGGACTGGTGGATGCGCTGTTGGGGATATGTTTATCGCGCTGCCGACGTGACCCCGGATGACATCGTCTTTTGCGCGTTCTCGTTTGGGCCTTACATCAGCCACTGGACGGCGATCTCGGGCGCGCGGCATATCGGCGCAATGTGTATTTCGGGCGGCGGCATGAATTCCGAACAGCGGCTGCAGTGTCTACTGGACAATCGGGCGACGGTGATCGTTTGCACACCGACCTATGCGCTGCGTCTCGCCGAGGTTTCGCGGGTGCTCGGAATTGATTTGCACTCGTCGGCAATTCGAATAGGCATCTATGCCGGCGAGCCGGGCGCAAGCCTGCCGAACGTCAAGCGCGCGATTGAAGCGGCGTGGGGCGCGACTTGTTTCGATCACGCGGGCGCGACCGAAGCCGGCGCGTGGGCTTTTGACTGCGAAGCTCAAACCGGGGCGATCCATTTAAACGAGGCCGAGTTCATCTTCGAGATGATCGACCCTGAAAGCGGCGCGTCAATCGACGAAGGTCAGCGCGGTGAGCTTGTGATAACGAACCTTGGCCGCGCAGGGATGCCGGTGCTGCGGTATCGGACTGGAGACCTGGTCGAGCTGACAACCGAGCCGTGCGATTGCGGAAGGGGGTTCGCTCGGATCAAGGGCGGCGTGGTAGGTCGCGCTGACGATATGATCATAGTGCGCGGAGTCAATCTGTATCCGAGCGCGATTGATGACTTGATTCGCAGCTTGCGAAACATCTCGGAGTACGAAGTGAACATCCGCCGGGTCGCTGGTATGGATGATTTGTCTATCAGGATTGAAACGGCGGCTTCTTTCGACGATACCGCGCGCTTACTGACTCATGCGTTCCGAACGCAGTACAGCATTCGGGTCAGCGTTGAACAGGCGGCGACGGGCAGCCTCCCGCGCTACGAGTTCAAGGCGCGACGGTTCAAGAGAATCGGTTAG
- a CDS encoding alpha/beta fold hydrolase: MTDLTGNTFFEGPSGRLEAILKEPAPPVTRAAIACHPHPLFGGTMHNKVVFRIARAFEDAGFAVLRFNFRGTGRSQGEHDSGRGEQDDLWAAIEFIEEKYPDAEIWLAGFSFGSAVMLRAAACDDRVRAFVAAGVPVSKYDFTEIGRCNKPKLFVQGSLDEVGSVEDLAKLFAALDEPKQLKIIEGADHFFEGHLAELSQAVSSFIGFVDSIQ; this comes from the coding sequence ATGACTGACCTAACGGGCAACACTTTCTTTGAAGGCCCCTCCGGACGACTCGAAGCCATCCTCAAAGAACCAGCTCCGCCGGTAACTCGCGCAGCCATCGCGTGCCATCCGCATCCACTGTTTGGTGGGACGATGCATAACAAGGTGGTCTTCCGAATCGCCCGCGCGTTCGAGGATGCGGGTTTCGCAGTGCTTCGGTTCAACTTCCGTGGCACGGGTCGAAGCCAGGGCGAACACGACAGTGGGCGGGGTGAACAGGATGACTTATGGGCCGCGATTGAGTTTATTGAAGAGAAGTATCCCGACGCTGAAATCTGGCTCGCGGGCTTTTCGTTCGGCTCCGCGGTGATGCTTCGGGCGGCGGCTTGCGATGACCGCGTGCGAGCTTTCGTGGCAGCGGGAGTTCCGGTTTCGAAGTACGACTTCACCGAGATCGGCCGGTGCAACAAGCCGAAGCTATTCGTTCAAGGATCGCTTGATGAGGTCGGATCAGTCGAGGATTTGGCGAAGTTGTTCGCCGCGCTGGATGAGCCGAAGCAACTCAAGATAATCGAGGGTGCGGATCATTTCTTCGAAGGTCATCTCGCGGAGCTGTCGCAAGCTGTTTCAAGTTTCATCGGATTTGTCGATTCGATCCAGTAG
- the prmA gene encoding 50S ribosomal protein L11 methyltransferase has translation MSSPIDNRQSAIGNSGNRQSAIGNPHWWLVTLDVSRDAEEEASALLFDLGSTGIVTLEESADAVKLGAYFDGAVNADDIKRGVEAEFARTGRRDALSSCSISPVPEQDWMQKWKEGFEAVEIGSRLVVAPSWKLPDKSEGRVVIQIDPGMAFGTGTHETTRLCLEAIERYWHGGSLLDVGTGTGILAIAAAALAAGSRVVAIDVDPQAVGVARENVAINGVSGSIELIEGQPGHDLGLTGQAFDVVVANLTAEVIVALMAELAGCLAPEGLMILSGVLSELAEDVELSLGAAGCRVIERRHAGEWCALIARRA, from the coding sequence ATGAGCTCTCCAATCGACAATCGCCAATCGGCAATCGGAAATTCTGGCAATCGGCAATCGGCAATCGGCAATCCTCACTGGTGGCTCGTCACGCTCGATGTCTCGCGAGATGCCGAAGAAGAGGCAAGCGCGCTACTCTTCGACCTCGGGTCAACCGGGATCGTCACGCTCGAGGAGAGCGCTGATGCGGTGAAGCTCGGCGCGTACTTCGATGGCGCCGTAAACGCGGACGATATCAAACGGGGAGTTGAAGCCGAGTTCGCGCGAACCGGACGGCGCGATGCGCTGAGCAGTTGTTCCATTTCGCCAGTTCCAGAACAGGACTGGATGCAGAAATGGAAAGAAGGATTCGAAGCTGTTGAGATCGGCAGCCGGCTGGTTGTCGCGCCATCCTGGAAGCTCCCCGACAAGAGCGAGGGCCGGGTGGTGATTCAAATCGATCCCGGCATGGCCTTCGGCACCGGGACACACGAGACTACGCGGCTGTGTTTGGAAGCAATCGAACGCTACTGGCACGGGGGCAGCCTGCTGGATGTAGGAACCGGGACAGGGATACTTGCGATTGCGGCGGCGGCGCTCGCGGCCGGTTCGCGTGTAGTCGCAATCGACGTTGATCCGCAAGCGGTCGGAGTCGCGCGCGAGAACGTCGCGATCAACGGCGTCTCGGGCTCCATCGAATTGATCGAAGGGCAGCCGGGCCATGATTTAGGTCTGACCGGTCAGGCGTTCGATGTAGTAGTAGCGAATTTGACGGCAGAAGTCATCGTCGCCTTGATGGCTGAACTTGCGGGTTGCCTCGCTCCCGAAGGTCTGATGATACTGTCAGGCGTACTCAGTGAGCTCGCCGAGGATGTTGAGCTCTCGCTCGGCGCCGCCGGTTGCAGAGTGATTGAACGGCGGCACGCGGGCGAGTGGTGTGCGCTCATCGCGCGAAGAGCTTAG